One segment of Microcoleus sp. AS-A8 DNA contains the following:
- a CDS encoding sterol desaturase family protein yields MTALAKLCVGIVCFALAFVLASLVEYWLHRLMHVSPRIGERHRDHHRRNEGQGVVWEFRDYVRGSFLVMGLMFFFSWEAGIGWCLGGVSYAAFSAYAHQLQHENPTKCFWMKMPVHYVHHKYGMWHHNFGLAVDWWDRVFGTYKPVEWLTQEELGQPERGYLQLRWW; encoded by the coding sequence ATGACCGCATTAGCAAAGCTTTGTGTGGGAATTGTCTGCTTTGCCTTGGCCTTTGTCCTAGCGAGTTTAGTGGAATACTGGCTGCATCGCTTGATGCATGTCTCACCTCGGATTGGTGAACGCCACCGAGACCATCACCGCCGTAACGAAGGACAAGGGGTGGTGTGGGAGTTCCGAGATTATGTCAGAGGCAGCTTCTTGGTAATGGGCTTGATGTTTTTTTTCTCGTGGGAGGCTGGAATCGGTTGGTGCTTGGGCGGTGTGAGCTATGCGGCGTTTTCCGCCTATGCCCATCAGCTACAACACGAAAATCCGACCAAATGCTTTTGGATGAAGATGCCTGTTCACTATGTTCATCACAAATACGGCATGTGGCATCACAATTTTGGTCTGGCGGTCGATTGGTGGGATCGGGTGTTTGGCACCTATAAGCCAGTGGAATGGCTGACACAAGAGGAACTGGGCCAACCGGAACGAGGTTATTTACAACTTCGTTGGTGGTAA
- a CDS encoding aminotransferase class I/II-fold pyridoxal phosphate-dependent enzyme, with protein sequence MQVVKEYVQRWYESDLDPDEYICHQKRGNLVEIEEATTGKRRTVLTFCTNDVLGLVQEEAVKQAAIDAILQYGTSNSSCSVLSGRIDLHRQLEQEISEFKHLPHTQLFINAWMAMQALMDAFCHLAIPVPGFQNTRETLILTDVLNHGCIVSAVANAGTRSGKLFGHSPRVRVRAYRHCDVEDLARKLRRYARPDERIMVISDAVFSMDGDIAPLPDMLDVMQHYDGSVLVMDEAHASGAIGATGRGIYEHFGILPQNAIERGIVPLIMSTFSKFAASAGAAISSHVAELIPLLNVSPTSIGTISLSPPLAAAALESIRQVRQHPERVKILQENTNYLRSSLLEQGFAAIGETNVIPVILPPEINPKLFGRLMLEKHGIWISPIWFIAKPRLRITVNALHTQEEMDRLVAALVATRDLLYKPMISA encoded by the coding sequence GTGCAAGTTGTCAAAGAGTATGTTCAGCGTTGGTACGAGAGTGATTTAGATCCGGATGAATATATCTGTCATCAGAAGCGGGGGAATTTAGTCGAAATTGAAGAGGCAACGACGGGGAAACGCCGAACGGTATTGACGTTCTGCACAAATGATGTATTAGGGTTGGTTCAGGAAGAGGCGGTGAAGCAAGCCGCCATTGATGCCATCCTTCAGTATGGAACGTCCAATAGTTCCTGTTCGGTCTTGAGCGGTCGCATCGATTTACATCGACAATTGGAACAGGAAATTTCTGAGTTTAAGCATCTGCCTCACACTCAGTTGTTCATCAATGCGTGGATGGCAATGCAGGCTTTGATGGATGCCTTTTGTCACTTAGCCATTCCCGTGCCCGGATTTCAGAATACCCGCGAGACATTGATTCTCACAGATGTTCTCAATCACGGCTGTATTGTCTCAGCGGTTGCCAATGCGGGTACCCGTTCGGGAAAATTGTTCGGTCATAGTCCCCGTGTCCGTGTCCGAGCGTATCGTCATTGTGATGTGGAGGACTTAGCTCGTAAGTTGCGCCGCTATGCCCGTCCTGACGAGCGGATTATGGTGATTTCCGATGCCGTGTTCTCGATGGATGGCGATATTGCCCCCCTGCCCGACATGCTAGATGTGATGCAACATTACGACGGCAGTGTTCTGGTGATGGATGAGGCTCATGCCAGTGGTGCGATTGGTGCAACCGGTCGAGGGATTTACGAACATTTTGGGATTTTGCCACAGAACGCGATCGAGCGGGGCATTGTACCTTTGATTATGAGTACGTTCTCCAAGTTTGCGGCTTCTGCGGGTGCGGCAATCAGTAGTCATGTAGCGGAACTGATTCCCTTGTTGAATGTTTCTCCCACGTCCATTGGGACGATTTCTTTGTCACCTCCCCTCGCGGCGGCAGCGTTAGAAAGCATTCGCCAGGTTCGTCAGCATCCAGAACGGGTGAAAATTCTTCAGGAGAATACTAATTATTTGCGATCGAGCTTACTGGAACAAGGTTTTGCGGCTATTGGTGAAACCAACGTCATTCCAGTGATTCTCCCTCCAGAGATTAACCCGAAACTATTCGGGCGGTTGATGCTGGAAAAGCACGGGATTTGGATTTCACCCATCTGGTTTATTGCCAAACCTCGTCTCCGAATTACCGTTAACGCCCTCCACACCCAAGAGGAAATGGATCGATTAGTCGCCGCGCTAGTGGCAACGCGGGATTTGTTGTATAAACCCATGATTAGTGCATGA
- a CDS encoding B12-binding domain-containing radical SAM protein, producing MRVLLLYPIFPTSFWSFDKALELIGRKVSLPPLGLITVAAILPQTWEFRLVDRNVRPETEADWGWAELVIISGMIVQKADMLHLIREAKRRGKLVAVGGPYVTSVPESAQAAGVDFLVLDEGEITLPLFVEALERGETSGVIRANGEKPDVTTTPIPRFDLLDLKAYTEMSVQFSRGCPFQCEFCDIIVLYGRKPRTKAPAQLLAELQTLYDLGWRRSVFMVDDNFIGNKRNVKLLLRELGPWMAQHDYPFRLSTEASVDLAQDDELLDLMIQANFTAVFLGIETPDTDSLSLTQKFQNTRHSLIEAVGKINRAGLSVMAGFILGFDGEKPGAGDRIIEFVEATAIPKAMFGMLHALPNTALWKRLEQEGRLMEHNKETQGHQMALMNFIPTRPPEELAREYVNCFWELYEPRRYLSRVYRHFMNMKPSPNKVPFRMLELVEIKAVFTIFWRQGIKRNTRFQFWRQLYSIMRRNPGVFVPYLSNCALIEHFIHYRQIVRNEVEGQLAEYLANKAQYQSVTPPVELAAMNSSGN from the coding sequence ATGCGAGTTTTACTGCTCTATCCCATTTTTCCGACCTCCTTCTGGTCGTTTGACAAAGCGCTAGAACTGATTGGGCGTAAGGTGTCGCTCCCTCCTTTGGGTCTGATCACCGTCGCTGCCATCTTGCCTCAAACCTGGGAATTCCGATTAGTAGACCGCAATGTGCGGCCTGAGACGGAAGCGGATTGGGGTTGGGCTGAACTGGTGATTATTTCCGGCATGATTGTCCAGAAAGCGGATATGCTGCACTTGATTCGGGAGGCAAAGCGACGTGGGAAGTTAGTCGCCGTGGGTGGCCCCTATGTAACCTCGGTGCCGGAGTCAGCGCAGGCAGCTGGAGTTGATTTTCTGGTGTTGGATGAGGGGGAAATTACCCTACCGCTTTTTGTTGAGGCTTTAGAACGAGGGGAAACTTCAGGAGTCATCCGCGCTAATGGGGAGAAGCCGGATGTGACAACAACACCTATTCCTCGATTTGATTTGTTGGATCTGAAAGCCTACACCGAAATGTCGGTACAGTTCTCGCGGGGTTGTCCGTTCCAGTGCGAGTTTTGTGACATTATTGTTCTGTATGGACGCAAGCCCCGCACCAAAGCCCCCGCGCAGCTACTCGCTGAGTTGCAGACTCTCTATGACTTGGGTTGGCGGCGTTCTGTGTTTATGGTGGATGACAACTTCATCGGCAACAAACGCAATGTGAAGCTGCTGCTGCGGGAATTGGGGCCGTGGATGGCTCAACACGACTACCCCTTCCGCCTCTCGACGGAAGCGTCGGTAGACTTGGCGCAGGATGATGAATTGCTGGATTTGATGATTCAGGCCAACTTCACGGCTGTGTTCTTGGGAATTGAGACACCCGACACGGATAGTCTATCCCTGACTCAGAAATTCCAAAATACACGCCATTCTTTGATTGAAGCGGTTGGGAAAATCAATCGGGCGGGATTGAGTGTGATGGCCGGTTTTATCCTGGGTTTTGATGGGGAGAAACCTGGGGCAGGCGATCGGATTATTGAGTTTGTGGAAGCAACGGCAATCCCGAAAGCGATGTTTGGGATGCTTCATGCGTTGCCCAATACGGCCTTATGGAAGCGGTTGGAACAGGAAGGTCGCCTGATGGAACATAATAAGGAAACTCAGGGACATCAGATGGCACTGATGAACTTTATCCCGACGCGACCGCCTGAAGAACTGGCTCGTGAGTATGTTAATTGTTTTTGGGAATTGTATGAACCGAGGCGCTATTTGTCTCGTGTTTATCGGCACTTCATGAACATGAAACCATCGCCGAATAAGGTACCTTTCCGGATGCTGGAGTTGGTAGAAATAAAGGCTGTGTTTACCATCTTCTGGCGACAGGGAATTAAACGCAACACGCGCTTTCAGTTTTGGCGTCAACTTTATTCGATCATGCGGCGGAACCCAGGAGTGTTTGTGCCTTACCTGAGCAATTGTGCTCTGATTGAACATTTCATTCATTACCGCCAAATTGTGCGGAATGAAGTTGAAGGGCAATTAGCTGAATATTTAGCGAACAAAGCTCAATATCAATCTGTAACTCCTCCAGTAGAGTTGGCGGCTATGAATTCGAGTGGTAACTGA
- a CDS encoding photosystem II reaction center protein K, with amino-acid sequence MEAAMLLAKLPEAYAIFDPIVDILPVIPVFFLLLAFVWQAAVGFR; translated from the coding sequence ATGGAAGCTGCAATGCTCTTAGCCAAGCTGCCAGAAGCTTACGCCATCTTTGACCCCATCGTAGATATTCTCCCGGTCATCCCTGTCTTCTTCCTGCTGCTGGCGTTTGTCTGGCAAGCGGCTGTGGGTTTCAGATAA
- a CDS encoding aromatic ring-hydroxylating dioxygenase subunit alpha: MELATTLKSQTVQNAVREVGINPNYWYPVGWASQLKPGDILPVVIWQQAIAVYRDETDQIHALEDACPHKGIALHKGKVQGCHLTCAYHGWEFNGNGECVGIPYLPEGQKLPRAQARSYPIQEKYNLIWLFPGDPTLAASQELPHVPEFDHPDYLMIPLAAHMQSHFSICNENAMDVFHGFLHQNLQGWFNPVLKSLRETETSVCAEYDVSYKGRMAKFLGLSDKADQVTTRRISINYNYPHYATSLEGISSVYLMRLPIGLRESRSFAFFFLKVRLPKWLLKRLEPILQKVLRDFVFMKFLSQDIEMMESEQQTYLANPQRRYVEINPAIIALERLIIRQYEQFMQKSSQLRNNQQSLASGALSSVNVPSQTESTPNNSLVG, from the coding sequence ATGGAACTGGCGACGACCCTAAAAAGCCAGACAGTTCAAAATGCTGTCAGGGAAGTAGGCATTAACCCAAATTACTGGTATCCGGTGGGTTGGGCAAGCCAGCTCAAGCCAGGGGACATCCTGCCTGTGGTGATTTGGCAACAAGCGATCGCCGTTTATCGGGATGAAACCGATCAAATTCATGCCTTAGAGGATGCCTGCCCTCACAAAGGCATTGCTCTACACAAGGGGAAAGTCCAAGGGTGTCATCTAACCTGTGCTTATCATGGTTGGGAGTTTAACGGCAACGGCGAATGTGTTGGCATTCCTTACCTCCCAGAAGGACAAAAACTGCCCCGCGCTCAAGCCCGCAGTTACCCAATCCAGGAAAAATATAATCTGATTTGGCTTTTCCCCGGCGATCCGACCCTCGCTGCCAGCCAAGAGCTGCCCCATGTGCCAGAGTTTGACCATCCTGACTACTTGATGATACCTTTAGCCGCCCACATGCAATCCCATTTTTCCATCTGTAATGAAAATGCGATGGATGTATTTCATGGATTTTTGCATCAAAATCTTCAGGGCTGGTTCAATCCGGTACTCAAGAGTTTGCGGGAAACCGAAACTTCGGTATGTGCGGAATATGACGTATCCTATAAAGGCCGGATGGCGAAGTTTTTGGGGTTGAGCGACAAGGCCGACCAGGTCACGACCCGTAGAATCTCCATCAACTACAACTATCCCCATTACGCCACAAGTCTTGAGGGGATTTCCTCCGTTTACCTGATGCGACTCCCCATCGGGTTGAGGGAAAGTCGCTCCTTTGCCTTCTTCTTCTTGAAAGTTCGCTTACCCAAATGGCTCTTAAAGCGCCTCGAACCGATTCTGCAAAAAGTCCTGAGAGATTTCGTCTTTATGAAGTTTCTCTCCCAAGATATCGAAATGATGGAGAGCGAACAGCAAACCTATTTGGCCAATCCACAGCGGCGCTATGTCGAAATTAACCCGGCTATTATAGCTCTTGAGCGGCTGATTATCCGGCAATATGAACAATTTATGCAAAAATCGAGTCAGCTACGAAACAATCAGCAATCTTTGGCGTCTGGGGCGTTATCGTCAGTTAATGTTCCCAGCCAGACTGAGTCAACCCCAAACAATTCACTGGTAGGATGA
- a CDS encoding MFS transporter: MLRKRREADFMLRDRRLLILLAAGSLTNIAGGVVAPVLPEMVKQLHFDPALAANLVSMHCLTIALFSPPLGILADQIGHLRVLVPSLIFYALFGVAGAFTPNFWPLLATRALLGAASGGIAAAALGLLGNLYEGEERSQALGLTTSTIALSGIAFPLIGGWVGATHWQYAFYLYGLGLPIAAMAAVGLREKPKTKAKPKAKAEEDKLLSVLRHPQTQRLLLTLGLTSVAMYAVVIYAPLYLEQKIGADTVVNGIVLASRAVGAAMISALGAKRLAKAVKPATAMAMGFGLMALTLITIPWLNQLSWILLTAVLFGVGFGIVLPTLYSTLANLAPSSLKSSVLAIGTGAGFLGQFLSPVLLGPMLSYGGLEGVFYAAAGISMIAGLLLLERSGKKSNTELLSNVEFNEPRRHSRTLR; encoded by the coding sequence TTGCTACGAAAACGTCGAGAGGCTGATTTTATGTTGCGCGATCGCAGGCTATTAATACTGTTAGCGGCAGGTTCGCTCACCAACATAGCGGGAGGAGTCGTAGCTCCCGTTTTGCCAGAAATGGTCAAACAACTGCACTTCGATCCGGCGCTAGCCGCTAACTTGGTGAGTATGCATTGCTTGACTATTGCCTTATTCAGCCCTCCCCTGGGCATCTTGGCAGACCAGATTGGTCACTTACGGGTACTCGTTCCCTCACTCATTTTCTACGCCCTGTTCGGTGTCGCCGGAGCCTTCACGCCCAATTTCTGGCCTTTGTTGGCGACACGGGCGTTGTTGGGTGCTGCCAGTGGCGGGATTGCTGCCGCTGCCTTGGGTTTACTGGGGAATCTGTATGAAGGCGAGGAGCGATCGCAAGCCCTAGGACTTACCACCAGTACCATCGCCCTCTCCGGTATTGCCTTTCCCTTAATCGGGGGTTGGGTCGGTGCGACTCACTGGCAATATGCTTTCTATTTGTATGGGTTAGGACTACCCATCGCCGCCATGGCAGCCGTTGGCTTGAGGGAAAAACCAAAAACAAAAGCCAAACCCAAAGCCAAAGCCGAGGAGGATAAGCTGTTGAGCGTTCTAAGACATCCCCAGACACAGCGGCTGTTACTCACCCTTGGCTTGACTTCTGTGGCGATGTATGCAGTGGTGATTTATGCACCCCTCTATCTGGAGCAGAAAATTGGCGCGGACACCGTTGTAAATGGAATTGTTTTGGCATCACGGGCTGTAGGGGCTGCGATGATTTCCGCTTTGGGTGCTAAACGCCTTGCTAAAGCGGTGAAGCCGGCTACGGCAATGGCGATGGGATTTGGATTAATGGCTTTGACCTTAATCACCATTCCCTGGCTCAACCAACTAAGCTGGATTCTGCTCACAGCCGTGCTGTTTGGCGTCGGATTCGGCATCGTACTCCCCACCCTTTACAGCACCCTCGCTAACTTAGCGCCCTCATCCCTAAAGTCTAGTGTTCTAGCGATTGGAACCGGTGCAGGCTTTTTAGGACAGTTTCTTTCGCCCGTCTTGCTAGGGCCGATGCTGAGCTATGGCGGATTAGAAGGAGTATTTTATGCCGCTGCCGGTATCTCCATGATTGCAGGGTTATTGCTGCTGGAGCGATCGGGTAAAAAGTCTAATACTGAGTTGTTGTCTAACGTAGAATTTAACGAACCACGGAGGCACTCCAGGACGCTGAGGTAA